In Pseudomonas coleopterorum, the genomic window ACCCATCACACCTTGTCCTGCTACATCGGCGGCGGCACGGGCACGTTTCGCCGCGATCGACCGTGGGAGAAAGGCGCGCCCGGCAAGCAGTGCATCCTGCCCGCCGGGCACGAGTCGGCGTGGGTCATCAACGGCGACATTCGTCTCGCCCACCTGTATTTCAGCGCAGAACAGTTCGCGCTGGGCTGCGTGACCCTGCTGGACCGCGAACCGCGGGAAATGCAACTGCGGGAAAACACGTTCCTGGAAGATCCGGCGCAGGCGCAGCGTTTCGCACGCTTGATCGCGCTCAACTGGACCGAGCCGGGTGAACGTGTGCTGACCAGCACCTTGGCCCATGAAATGCTCGCCCATGCCCTGCTCAGCCAAGTGTCCGCGCGTCCGCAACTGCGGCTCAAGGGTGGACTGGCACCTCATCAGCGGCGCCTGCTGCGTGACTTCATCGAAGCGCAACTGGCCCAGCCGCTGAGCCTGGGCCAACTGGCGGCCTTGTGCAGCCTGTCCGAGTACCACTTCGCGCGGATGTTTCGTGCCAGCTTCGGCTTGCCGCCGCATCAGTACGTGTTGGCTAGGCGGATTGCTCGTGCCCGCTCGCTGCTGCGCCAGACGCCGCTGCCCTTGGGTGAGGTGGGGCTGGCCTGTGGCTTCGCCAGTGCCAGCCATTTCAGCAACCGATTTCGCCAGGCAGGCGGGGTGTCGCCGGGCGAGTATCGCTTGGCCTTCACCTGACGGCAGCGCCAAAACGCAGTGTCGAACAGCGGACGCTACCAGCGTGCCGCAGCCGCCAGCAGCCCCAGCAAAAGGCCCGCCGCTGCCAGTACCAGCGCCCAGCGGGGCCGGTACGGCAGCAACCACACCAGAAACACCGCGCTGCCCATCAGCACCGCCGTCCAGCGCACCAGCCCCATCGCCCAGCCAGCGCTGAGCACCGAGACCCACAGCGACAGAGCCAGCAGCGCCCAGCCCGCGACCCGCAGCTGCACCTTGCGCGACGGGCTGGGCCGACGCCCGAGCATTTCCTGGTGATGGCGCTCCATGGCCAGGCACAAGGCACTGAAACCGGCATAGCTGAGCAGGCCTGCTGCCAACATCAGTGCACCTCGCTGGGCGTGGACGCACGCGTACGGGCCGCGCGTGCGATCGGCAATGCCGCCAGAGCGGTGCGACGCCGGATCTTCATGACCACCCAAGCCAGCACCAGACCGCACCCCAGGGCACTGAGATCGACGCCGGCCAGCACCCAGTCGCCCGCAGCGATGGACGTCGGCAGGCCATGGTCGGTGGTCAGCAGGCTCAACAACGGCAGCCCTGCCAAGGCAATGGCTGCCAGGCTCAATTGCTCGATCCAGGCCTTGCTGCCACTGCGCACGGCGGCATGCACGATGCTCAGCAGCCAAACGATGAAAAAGCTGTCGACCTCGATACCGGCACGCTCCGGATAGGTCGCCGGTAGCAGCCGGTTGGCCCACAGGAAGCCTGCGACCGCCAACACCAGACCCGCCATGCCGGCGACGTTCAACACCTCGACCAGGCGCAGCTCGAAGGGCCGCACACCGCTGCGGGCGTGCTTGAGCTGACGCTTGCCCAACCACATGACCAGGCCCGTGCCGATCAGCAAGGTACTGCCCAGGCCGCAGAAGAAATACAACCAGCGCAACACGGGCCCGGCGAACAGGCCCATGTGCAGGCCGTAGAACGTGCCCGCCACCACCATCGGCGTGGCGCTGTCGCGTGGCCGTTCAAGCACCGCGCCCGTGGCGCCGGCGAAGGTGACCGCCGCGCCCGCGTCGCGGCTCACGGTATCACCCTCATGACGGCTGAATTGGACCTGGGCATTGGCATCGCCCGGCAGTTGCACCGCGACGCGGCCGATCCTGCCTCCAGGCCATTGTTGCAGCGCACGCTCGTACAGCACGCCCAGATCCACCAGCGGCGCTGGCTGCCCGGCGGCCACCAACCGCTGGTTGCCGGGATAGATTTCGTTGAAGAACGCCTGGGTATCGCCATCGTAGCGGCTGATGATGCTCGCCGGCATGAGCATGGTCATGAAGATCACCAGGCTGCTGTAGGTGATCATCAGGTGAAAGGGCAACACCAGCACGCCGACTGCGTTGTGCCCGTCGAGCCAGGAGCGCGCGCCCTTGCCGGGGCGAAAGGTGAAGAACTCCTTGAAGATCTTCTTGTGGGTGATGATCCCGGTGACCAGCGTCACCAACATGACCATCGCCGCCAGGCTGCTCAACCAGCGGCCCCAGGGATAGCCCATCTGCAGTTGGTAGTGGAAGCGGTAGAAGAAGTCGCCGCCGCGGCTGTCGCGTGCCTCGACGCGCTGGCCAGTCTGCGGGTCCAGGGTGTGACGGGTGAAGGCACCGCGCCCGCTCTTGTTCGGGTCCTGCCACATGACCGAGAGCGCGGGCTCGCGGGCATCCGGCAGGCTGATGAACCAGCGCGGCGACTGCCCGGCGTTGGCCTGCAGGTAGGCCTGCGCCTGCGCCAGGCTGGCACGGGCATCGACCGCTCGCACCGGCACTTCGGGCTGGGCCCAGTGGCTGATCTCGTCCTTGAAATAGGACAGGGTCCCGGTCAGGAAGATGGCGAACAGCAGCCAGCCGAACACCAGCCCCGCCCAGGTATGCAGCCACGCCATCGCCTGGCGAAAGCCCTCTCTCACGGCAGATGCTGCCAGTGCAGAAGCGCCGCCAGCGCGGCCAGGACGAGACCTGGCTTGGCCAGGCCGATCCAGGCCCGGCTGGCGCTGTGCGAGGCGAAGCACCAGAGCACGGCCACCAGGTACACCAGGAACGACAGCATCATGGCACTGACCACGGCTTCGCCGCGCGCCATGGGCAACAGCCAGGCGATGCACACGCTCGCCAGGGCCGCCAGGACATAGCCGCCAAAGACGGCTGCCAAGACACGGGAGGCCACGGCCCAACGATACGAGGTCGACACCCCGCCGATTCTGCTTCTCATGAATGACCTTCGAACGTACGGATGCATCGTGCAATCGCGCTGATAATAATGATAAATATTCTCATGCGCAAAGTTCGCTGGCATTTATCGTGTAATGCACCGCTTTTCCAGGCCCGTGCAGTGCGTGCTGGCTTGCCCAACCACCGGCACACCCGTAAGATACGAACAATTCTTATTCTGCTGCGCACCCCATGGCGCCGGAGTGTTCGCGGTGACCGCTGTGACTTCCCCTGCCTCGCAATCGGTCGAGGGCCTCTACCTCGTTCATCGCCGCTGGCTGACCGAATGGCTGCGCAGCCGCCTGGGCTGTCCGGACAATGCCGCCGACCTTGCCCAGGACACCTTCATGCGCCTGTTGACCGCGCGTGAAGTCACGCCCATTCGCGAGCCCCGCGCCTTTCTCACTACGGTCGCCAAGCGTGTGCTGTTCAATCACTACCGCCGTCAGGATCTGGAGCGTGCCTATCTGGAGGCGCTGAGCCAGATGCCCGAGCCCCTCGCGCCCAGCGAAGAGCACCGAGCGATCATCCTGCAGACCCTGCTGGAGCTGGATGCGCTCCTCGATGGCCTGCCGGTGCTGGTCAAGCGCGCCTTTCTGCTGGCGCAGGTCGATGGCCTGGGCTACCAGGACATCGCCGACGAACTCGGCATTTCCCTGGCCACGGTGAAGCGCTACCTGCACAAGGCAGCCATGCGCTGCTACTTCGCACTGTGAACGAGGCGCGCACGTTTTCCCCACACGTGGCCGAGCAGGCCGTGCAATGGTGGCTTGAACTGCAGGAGGGGGCGCTCGACCCGCGGCAGCAGCAGGCGTGGCAGCGATGGCTGCACGCCGATGGCGAACACCGCCGCGCCTGGGAGCACATCCAGAAGGTCAATCAACAGTTTGCCGGCCTGCCCGGTCCCTTGGCGCAGGCCACCGTGGGCTCGCCCTACTCGCCAGGCCGTCGACGCGCACTCAAGACGCTCCTCCTGCTCGGGATGGCTGGGGCAACCACCCTGGCCCTGCGTCAACAGCATTGGCTGCCGCCGCTGGTGGCCGACTATCGCAGCCCGCTGGGCCAGCGTCGCCAGTTGCAGTTGGACGACGGCAGCCGAATCAACCTCAACACCACCAGTGCGGTGGACGTACGCTTCGACGCAGGTCTGCGCCTGATCCACCTGCTCGAAGGCGAAATCATGCTCACCGCAGGGGCCGATGCACGGCCCTTGCGCATCAGCACCGATCAGGGGCTGGTGACCGCTGACCGCGCGCAGGTCAACGTTCGCCAGTTGCCGGGCAGCACCCAGGTGCAGGCCTTGCGGGGTGCGGTCGCCATTCAGCCCACAGGGTTGCAGGGCGGTCCGCTGCGCCTGGCCGGCGGCCAGCAGGTCGAGTTCGATCGCCAGCGTTTCAATGCCGCGCGGCCACTGGACGCCAACAGCGGTGCGTGGGTCGACGGCATGCTGATCGCCGCGCACATGCGCCTGGGCGACTTTCTGGCCGAAGTGGGCCGCTATCGCCGTGGCCAACTGGACTGCGATACGTCGGTGGCCAACCTGTTGCTGTCGGGCAGTTTCCCCCTGGGCGACACCGAGAAGATTCTCGATTCGCTGGAGGCCGCACTGCCGGTGAAAGTCCGCCGTTTCACCCGCTATTGGGTCACGGTGCAAGCCCGCGTCTAGTCACCCAGGCGCTGCCAAAAGTTTTTTACATCTTTCTTGAGCCGTTTTGCCTTGCTCGCGTGACAGACAGGGTAACTCTCCCTACATCCTGCCTGGAAACGCCGCATGTCCAACCTGCCCACCCCGCTCGCCCGCGCCCTGCGCTGCCTGTTGCTCGGCACTGCCGTAAGCGTTGCTCAACTGCCGCACGCCCTGGCCGCCGACGGCACCACTCGCGAGTACCAGATCGCGCCTGCCTCGGTCGAAAGCGCAGTCACCCAGTTCGGCCGTCAGGCCGGCGTACTGATCTCGTTCGGCTCGACCACCCTGGCAGACCAGCCCAGCCCTGGCCTGCAAGGCGCGTACACCGTAGAACAGGGATTGGCGAAGTTGCTCGAAGGCACGGGCCTGCAGGCGCGCGCTCTGGGTGACGGTGCCTACAGCCTGGAGCCTGCTTCACTGGCACAACCCGGCAGTCCCGGTGCCGCCGTCGAGCTGGGCGCCTCGAGCGTGGTGGGCGACTGGCTCGGCGCCGCCGAGCAGACCAACGTCTTCGAACACCCCGGCGCGCGCGACGTCGTGCGTCGCGAAGACTTCGAACGCACCGGTGCCACCAGCGCGCGTGAGGTTCTCAACCGCATCCCGGGGGTCAACGCGCCGCAGAACAACGGCACGGGCAGCCATGACATGGCGATGAACTTCGGCATCCGTGGACTCAACCCACGGCTGGCGACCCGCTCCACGGTGTTGATGGACGGCATCCCGGTGCCGTTTGCGCCCTATGGCCAGCCGCAGCTGTCGTTCGCACCAATCAGCATGGGCAACATGGACGCCGTCGACGTGGTCCGCGGTGGCGGCGCCGTGCGCTATGGCCCGCAGAACGTCGGTGGCATCGTCAACTTCGTGACCCGTGCCATTCCCGATGCTCCGACCGTGAAAGGGGGTTTCCAGACCCAGGTCAGCCCCTCGTCGAGCCAGGACGGCTTGAAGACCACGGGCAACCTGCTGGCAGGTGGCACCGCCGACAACGGCCTGGGCGGCGCCGTGCTCTACTCCGGCGTGCGCGGCAGTGACTGGCGCGAACACAGCGATACCCAGATCGACGACCTGATCCTCAAGGGCAAGTACCAGATCGACGAGGCCAACAGCCTCAATGCCGAAGCCCAGTACTACGAAGGTGAAGCCGACATGCCCGGCGGCCTCAGCGCGGCCGACTACAAGGCCGACCCTTACCAGTCGACCCGCCGCTACGACAAGTTCTGGGGCCGTCGCACCATGGTCAATTTCGGCTATCGCTATCAGCAAGATCGCCGCGAATTCACCGCCAACACCTTCTTCACCAAGACCCTGCGCAGTGGCTACCTGGACCAGGGCAACTTCCTCTCGCTGTCACCTCGCGAGTATTGGGTACGGGGTGTGGAAACACGCTTCTCCCAGGGCTTCGATCTGGGCCAGACCCAGCACGAGATGAGCGTGGGCTACCGCTACATCAGCGAGGCGGGCCATGAGTTGCGCTATCGCACACCGATCAGCGCCAACCAGCAACTGCCGAGCACCGACAGCCGCAACGACCGCGACACCCGCGGCGGAACCCAGGCTCACGCCCTCTACATCGACGATCGTATCGACATCGGCCGCTGGACGTTCACACCGGGCATCCGCTACGAGATGATCGACTCGCAGCAGACCAACAACCTGAGCAACGTCAAATACCAGGGCGACTACACCACCGCCCTACCGGCGCTGAACGTGCTCTACCACGTCAACGAAAACTGGAACCTGTACGCCAACACCGAAGGCTCCTTCGGCAGCGTGCAGTACAGCCAGATGCCCAACCGCGTGACCGGCGGCGAAGTGAAACCGGAGAAGGCCCGCACCTGGGAGCTGGGGACACGCTACGACAACGGCAACCTGCGTGCGGAAATCGGCGCGTTCCTGATCAACTTCGACAACCAGTACGACAGCAACCAGACCAACGACAGCGTGATCGCGCGTGGCGAAACCCGGCATCAGGGCATCGAGACCAGCATCAATTACGCCCTGGACGACCTGAGCCCGGCCCTGGCCGGCTTCGACGTCCACGCCAGCTACGCGTTCGTGGATGCGACCATTCGCGAAGATGGGCCGAACAAGGGTAACCGCGTACCGTTTTCCTCACGCCACAAGGGCACCTTGGGCGTTGGTTACACCCAAGGCCCCTGGAAGCTCGACCTGGACAGCACCTACCAGAGCAGCCAGTTCGCCGACAACGCCAACACCCAGGCCGAAAGCGCCGATGGCAGCACCGGACGCATTCCCGGCTACATGCTCTTCAGCACCCGCGCCGGCTACGATTTCGGACCGCAGCTGTCCGACCTCAACGTGGCGGTGGGTGTGAAGAACATTTTCAACCACCAGTACTACACCCGCTCCTTCGACGACAACAACAAGGGCAAGTACGTAGGTGAGCCGCGCACTGTCTACGTGCAGACCTCGGTCGCCTTCTAGGGTCTGTGCCTAAGGCAGTCGGCCAGCCTCTGCTACAGGTGCATCCCTTGCTGCAGCAGGACGCGGGCCGTGTCCGCAGGACCAGAAATATCAGGCTTCGCACTTATTTCATGAAAAGTTCGGAAAAGTTACTGAATATTTATCTTCATCAAGGGGTTGAATTGTTTCTTCAACTCCCTGACCTTGTACTTCAAGAGGCGATGATAATCAGTCATCGAATCTCAAGCGAGAAAGCCGAATAAGGGATGAACTATGCAGATCCAGGTCAATAGCGATAACCATATTCAAGGCGACGCCCGCCTGCAGGAGTGGGTACGCACCGTAGTGGAAGGCGCAGTCGAGCATTACCAGGAAGACCTCACCCGCGTTGAGGTCCATCTGGCCGACGAAAATGGCCAGAAATCCGGTCCTGACGACATGCGCTGCCAGATGGAAGCACGGCCAAAGGGGCATCAGCCCATCTCCGTGACCCACAAGGCAGAAACGCTGGAGCTGGCGATCGACGGCGCTGCCGAGAAGCTCAGCCATGCGTTGGAGCATTTGTTCGGCAGGCTGCGCAATAAGCGTGCAGCCAACACGCAGGCCATCCCCGACGGCCCGAACGAGGCGCTGCTCGAAGAGGAGTTTCTGGAAAACGAGCAGGTGCTCAACAGCAAGTCCTGAGCCCTGAACTAAGGAAAAAGGCGAGCCCAGAGCTCGCCTTTTTTATTGCCTGCAAATAAGTTCTCCAATCCGGGCACGGCGATTGCTACATCGAAAGGCAGCAAAGTAAGGAGCGGTTACATATAGCAAAGGATGAAGTATGAAGCCGACCAGCGGTCTGGAACCAGCAACTAATCGTCCAGTCCATTAACAAAGTTCGACTATGACAGGTAGTACCTCATGGATAATCCATTCCAAGCCCTGAGCGACGCGTTCCAGCCCGAATACCGCGTCAATTTGAGCATCCAGCGCCTGGATGGCAGCATCATGCTGACCCTGTCCAACGAGCGAGGTGTCGCCGCCAAGCGGATGATCACCGCCGAACAGCGCAACGACCCCAAGCGCATGCGCCGCTTGATCGAAAGCATCAAGTTCGGCATGGCCATCGAGCAAGGCGGCAGCGCCATGCAGATGCTGGCGGCAATGACCGATGCCGGCAACGTCGACAAACTGGGCAGCAAGCCGGCCCTTCACGCTGCGACCGCGCAGGCCGCACCGGTGTCCGCCAGCCTCTGATAGACCGGTGTTCGGCCTAGCTGTCCGATTTCTCTTTCACCGACGGATAGCGCGACGACGCGTAGCGCACCACCAGGATGGCGAACGCCAGGAGCAGGATGCCGCCGCACAGGTAGATGATGCCCACATCCGGTGCGTTATGATGCGAGACATCGCCGATCAGCAGGCGTGTCAGGGCGGTGATGGCCACATACAGCAGAAAGCGGATAGGCATGTGGTTGGTCTTGAAATAGATCCCCACCATCGCACCCAGCTCCAGGTAGATGAACAGCAACAGGATGTCATCCACGCTTACGCTGCCCTTCTCCACCATTCCCAGAAAAGCACTGACGGCCGCCCAGGCGGTGATGGCACCGATCCCGAACAGTGCCAGGTAGTGGAAGGACTCCACGCACAGATTGCCCAGCGAATCGGCCTGAGCGTGCAGGCTCCCTCGAAGCTTTTCAGCCCATTTCATTGCCTGTGTTCCTTATGCGAACCGATTGAGAGCGGTGCCCGAGCGCCTATGCTCGTTTAGCGCATGCAGCATAAGGGCCAGCCCCGGCTGATGAGAAGCAGCCAGACTGTCGCAGGGCACCTCGTCGACACGGCTGTTCAAGCGCAGAAATTTGCCTTATGCTTTACACTGTATAAACGAACAGTAGTTGTACTGAACCAAATTCCCCTAGGCATATGAGGTGGTCAATGGCCGTCGAAGTGGTATACCGCAGCAGCCGAGATCTGGAGCGCCTGTTTATGGACAAAGCTGAAGCCGATCGTCACGACAAAATGCTCGAGCTGGCCGAGCTGCTCGCAGACGTCCTGAAGAAAGCCGTGCCGTCGCTCGACGACAAGCAGGTCGAAGACGCCGGGATCTACATGGCGAAAAACCGCGACATCTTCGCCAAGGCGTTCAAGAGCCAGCCTGATGCATTGAACGAGCTGCTCACGGCCACGGCCGACAGTGCCGAGCAGGACTGATGGTCAGCTGCGCAGTGCTTCCACGAACCGCGCCAGCCAGGGTTCTGCGTCGGCTTCCGGGTTGACGGTTTCGCTGGCGTCCAGGCGCAGCATGCCCTGCACTTCATGGATGCCCAGTTCGGCGAACAGCTCGCGCATCTGCTCGCCACCGCCGCAATAAAGGTCGTAGCTGGAGTCGCCCAGTGCAATGACGCCACCGGGCAATCCGCGCAATGCCGCCGGCAGCTCGTCGCGCAGCTGAGCGTACAGCGGCATGATGTTGTCCGGCAGTTCCCCCATTCCAGTGGTCGACGTCACCGCCAGCAGCGCCTGGGGTGCGAACGCCAGAATCTCCTGCACGGTGGCCCTGGGGTTGTGCCAGGCCTGGATATCCTGCCGCTTGAGCAGCTGTTCGGCATGCCGGGCGACGTCCTCGGCCGCGCCATAGACCGAACCGCTGAGGATGGCAACTTTCATGATGACTGTCTCGAACCATTCAAAGGCATGATCTTAACAGCCCGTTCACGCATTGAAAGGCAAGATCTGGCGCTCTGGCCCTCCTCCTGCGGCGCGTATGAATTAGACTACGCTGTACGGTAGGGAACCTCTCACATGATCAATGCAAAGCTGCTGCAACGGGTGATCGATGCGTCGAACGACGGCATCGTCGTCGCCGAACAGGAAGGCGAGGACAATATCCTCATCTACGTCAATCCGGCGTTCGAACGCATGACCGGCTACAGCTCGATGGAAATGCTCTATCAGGACTGCCGCTTGCTGCAGGGTGACGACCGTGACCAGCCGGCTCGTCGGCGGGTGCGCGAAGCGATCGATCAGGGCGTGGCGTGCCGCGAGGTGCTGCGCAACCATCGCAAGGACGGCAGCTGTTTCTGGAATGAGCTGTCGATCACGCCGGTCCATAACGAAAGCGACCAACTGATGTACTACATCGGGATCCAGAAGGATGTCAGCCGCGAGGTCGCGGCGCAGCAGCGTATCGTCGAACTGGAACAGCAGGTCGCAGCGCTGCAACGACGCGTCGCCGAACTCGAAACCTCTGCCCCTTCGAGTCCAGCGCGATGACGATGAACATTCTTCGAGGCTGCATCGAATCCTCATTCACCGCGAGCGTGCGCCATGCCGCCTGATGTATTGCTGACCCAGGACGAGCTGGATTTCCTGCGGGCCATGCAGGCCAATCCGCAGCTCAACGTGCGCGATACCCTTCTCAATGTTTCGGTGAAGGGTGGGCCGCAGGTGCGCGAGCTGCTGATGCGCCTGGCCTCCCATGAACAGGTCACCATCGAGGCGCACCTGGAGAATCAGCAGATCAGTTTTCCGCTGCAGATCGTGGAGGACGATTTCCAGGCGGCCCATCTGGAACTGGGGGCGCCGAGTATCTATGAAGACGGGCCGATGCTGCGTCCATGGCGGTTGAGTCTGACCGAACCCATCGTGCTGCGCGATGGCGAAGGACGTGACAGCGACTTCTGGGTTCGCGACATTTCCTTCAAGGGCGCCCTGCTCGAGGCCCGCCATGGGGCCAAGGCGCCGGCCAGGTTCCAGCTGTGGTTCACGCCTGAAGGCTACGCGCCGATTCCGTTGCGCGGCTCGATGATTCGCGAGGCCGAGCACGGTCTGTTCGCCTACCGCCTCAGCCAGAGCGACGCCCGGGCGATCGAGTCACTGCGTCAGTTCATCCTGCAGCAGCACCGTCTGGTGCATCCGCAACTTCACAGCTGACGCCGATCCAGTCAGCTGTCCAGATGGCCCGCCAGGTACTGCTGCAGACGCCGCTGCATCAGGCGCCCATCGCTGCCCAGACACACGATTTCCGGAGACTGAAGGCTTTCCTGGACCGTCTCGGACAGCTCACCGGCCAATAGCAGCGGGCAACTCAAGGCGTTGTTCAATCGCTTCAACTGCCGGATCAGCGCCGGCACCGGCGGACGGTTGGAGAACAGCACGAGCGCCTGTGGAGCGAGCTTTTCGCAGACCAGGCTCAGCTCTTCGAGCGGCTGGCCCAAGCCCAGCAACTGCACGTCCACTTGCGGTCCGCCCAACAGCAGGCCGGCCACCTGAAGCTCGAGTTCGCGGCACTGATCGGGTATGGCCACCAGCACTACGCGGCTGTCCTGTCCTTGATCGGCAGTCAGGCGCAGGCGTTGCAGCGTGCGCGCACGCAGGAATGTATCGAGGAAGATCCATTCGCTGGCCTGGCCGAAGTGGCCCTGGTGCACGAGCAGTTCCTGCCATACCGGCATCAGCACCTGCTCGAAGGCCACGGCCAGCGGGTAACTGGAAAACACCTGACCATAGACCTGATCGAGCCTGGGTTCGGCGAATTCGCGCACGCATTGGCGGACCCGTTCCTGCCACTGCTGCCATTCACCCGGCTCGTCGCGGGCGCTGGGCGGTGGTGCTTCGGTCTGCTGGGTACGGGCGAGAATCTTGCCGACCTTGCTCACCGCCACCCCGCGCTCGATCCAGCCCAGGATGCTGCGCACCTCCTCGATATCGGCCAACGAGTACAAGCGGTGCCCGCTTTCGGTGCGTGTTGGCTGCACCAAGCCGTAGCGACGCTCCCAGGCACGCAACGTGACGGGATTGATTCCGGTCAGTCGCGCAACCTCGCGAATGGGGTACAGCTCGTCCAGCGCTGCATCTTGCACGCCAGACAATCGGGTGCCGGATTCGCTCATTGCTAGTCAACCGCTGCCAGGAACATGAATCGACAGTGTAACCGCTGTGGGTACATAGAGGTTTGCGGATGATCCAACGGACGGTAGATGTGCAACCGACCGTTTTCGGGAATAATACTTGCTTGATTTCAAATGCAGCCCACTACCCCGGCGCTGCATTCGATGGAGGCTCCTACCCGGAGCACCAGACTGTCTGGAGATACACAATGTCTACCTCACCCGTTACCTTGATGGTCGCGCGCCGCGTGGCCGATGGCAAATATCAGGACCTGATCGCCTGGCTGCATGAAGGCGAACAGCTTGCCACCGACTTTCCGGGTTACCTGGGTTCTGGCGTTCTGGCCCCTGCGCCAGGCGACGACGAATTCCAGATCATCTTCCGCTTCGCCGATGAAACCACCTTGCATGCCTGGGAGCATTCGGCTTCCCGTCGTTCGTGGCTGGGCCGTGGCAGCGACCTGTTCGCCCAACCCCATGTGCACCGCGTCAGCGGCACCGAAGGCTGGTTCGGCGACAGTGGCCTGCAGCGTCCACCGCGCTGGAAGCAGGCCGTGGCCATCTGGCTGGCGTTCTTTCCGGTGTCGCTGATCTTCAACTTCCTGTTCGGCCACGTGTTGAACGAGATCAGTCTGGTGCCCAGAATCATGCTCAGCACCCTGGCCCTGACTCCGATCATGGTGTTTTTCTTCATTCCCTTGTCGACGCGCCTACTGCGCAACTGGTTGCACGCCACCCCGGCCCGCGCTCCGCTGCCCAAGGCCAAGGTGGCCTGATCGGTCGGCCCTGCTGCGCTTTGTGGTATAAATCAGCGCAGCAACCTGCCGACGAAGAGCCCGCCCCATGCCCCACCCGATCCTCATCACCGGTGCGAGCCAGCGCATCGGCCTGCACTGTGCCGAACGCCTGTTGGGCGAAGGCCAACCGGTCATCATCAGCTACCGTCAGGAGCGCGAAACCGTCGCTCACCTGCGCGAGATGGGCGCGGTCACCATCCATGCCGACTTCGGCAGCGAGGCCGGCATTCTGGCGTTCATCGATGCGCTCAAGGCGCAGACCTCGCAGCTGCGCGCCATCGTCCACAACGCGTCGGCCTGGATCGCGGACAGTGCGGGAGACGAAGCAGCTGCGTTCCAGCAGATGGTCAACGTGCACATGCTGGCGCCCTACCTGATCAACCTGCACTGCGCCGACCTGCTGCGCGCCTCCAGCCCGGCCGACATCGTCCACATCAGCGACGACGTGACGCGCAAGGGCAGCGCCAAGCACATGGCCTATTGCGCCAGCAAGGCGGGCCTGGACAACCTGACCCTGTCGTTCGCCGCGCGCTTCGCCCCGGCGATCAAGGTCAATGGCATTGCCCCGGCGCTGATCCTGTTCAACCCGGACGACGACGCCGACTATCGCTACAAGTCGCTGGCCAAATCGGCGCTGGGCATCGAGCCCGGTGCCGAGGTCATCTACCAGAGCCTGCGCTACCTGCTGGAAAACCCCTACGTCACGGGCACCACCTTGACCGTCAACGGCGGCAGGCACGTAAAATAGCGCCTGCCTGCCAGCCCGGACACGGCGCTGACCCCGAACATTCTGCGGAGCACACAACGATGGCACCACTGCAGCCAGGAATGGCACGTATCCGGGTCAAGGACCTGCGCTTGCGCACCTTCATCGGTATCAACGAAGACGAAATCGTCAACAAACAGGACGTGCTGATCAACCTCACCGTCCTGTACCCGGCACT contains:
- a CDS encoding phosphate-starvation-inducible protein PsiE, with amino-acid sequence MKWAEKLRGSLHAQADSLGNLCVESFHYLALFGIGAITAWAAVSAFLGMVEKGSVSVDDILLLFIYLELGAMVGIYFKTNHMPIRFLLYVAITALTRLLIGDVSHHNAPDVGIIYLCGGILLLAFAILVVRYASSRYPSVKEKSDS
- a CDS encoding PAS domain-containing protein, with the protein product MINAKLLQRVIDASNDGIVVAEQEGEDNILIYVNPAFERMTGYSSMEMLYQDCRLLQGDDRDQPARRRVREAIDQGVACREVLRNHRKDGSCFWNELSITPVHNESDQLMYYIGIQKDVSREVAAQQRIVELEQQVAALQRRVAELETSAPSSPAR
- a CDS encoding YebG family protein; its protein translation is MAVEVVYRSSRDLERLFMDKAEADRHDKMLELAELLADVLKKAVPSLDDKQVEDAGIYMAKNRDIFAKAFKSQPDALNELLTATADSAEQD
- a CDS encoding MerR family transcriptional regulator encodes the protein MSESGTRLSGVQDAALDELYPIREVARLTGINPVTLRAWERRYGLVQPTRTESGHRLYSLADIEEVRSILGWIERGVAVSKVGKILARTQQTEAPPPSARDEPGEWQQWQERVRQCVREFAEPRLDQVYGQVFSSYPLAVAFEQVLMPVWQELLVHQGHFGQASEWIFLDTFLRARTLQRLRLTADQGQDSRVVLVAIPDQCRELELQVAGLLLGGPQVDVQLLGLGQPLEELSLVCEKLAPQALVLFSNRPPVPALIRQLKRLNNALSCPLLLAGELSETVQESLQSPEIVCLGSDGRLMQRRLQQYLAGHLDS
- a CDS encoding DUF3509 domain-containing protein — its product is MDNPFQALSDAFQPEYRVNLSIQRLDGSIMLTLSNERGVAAKRMITAEQRNDPKRMRRLIESIKFGMAIEQGGSAMQMLAAMTDAGNVDKLGSKPALHAATAQAAPVSASL
- a CDS encoding flavodoxin translates to MKVAILSGSVYGAAEDVARHAEQLLKRQDIQAWHNPRATVQEILAFAPQALLAVTSTTGMGELPDNIMPLYAQLRDELPAALRGLPGGVIALGDSSYDLYCGGGEQMRELFAELGIHEVQGMLRLDASETVNPEADAEPWLARFVEALRS
- the fecA gene encoding TonB-dependent Fe(3+) dicitrate receptor FecA; its protein translation is MSNLPTPLARALRCLLLGTAVSVAQLPHALAADGTTREYQIAPASVESAVTQFGRQAGVLISFGSTTLADQPSPGLQGAYTVEQGLAKLLEGTGLQARALGDGAYSLEPASLAQPGSPGAAVELGASSVVGDWLGAAEQTNVFEHPGARDVVRREDFERTGATSAREVLNRIPGVNAPQNNGTGSHDMAMNFGIRGLNPRLATRSTVLMDGIPVPFAPYGQPQLSFAPISMGNMDAVDVVRGGGAVRYGPQNVGGIVNFVTRAIPDAPTVKGGFQTQVSPSSSQDGLKTTGNLLAGGTADNGLGGAVLYSGVRGSDWREHSDTQIDDLILKGKYQIDEANSLNAEAQYYEGEADMPGGLSAADYKADPYQSTRRYDKFWGRRTMVNFGYRYQQDRREFTANTFFTKTLRSGYLDQGNFLSLSPREYWVRGVETRFSQGFDLGQTQHEMSVGYRYISEAGHELRYRTPISANQQLPSTDSRNDRDTRGGTQAHALYIDDRIDIGRWTFTPGIRYEMIDSQQTNNLSNVKYQGDYTTALPALNVLYHVNENWNLYANTEGSFGSVQYSQMPNRVTGGEVKPEKARTWELGTRYDNGNLRAEIGAFLINFDNQYDSNQTNDSVIARGETRHQGIETSINYALDDLSPALAGFDVHASYAFVDATIREDGPNKGNRVPFSSRHKGTLGVGYTQGPWKLDLDSTYQSSQFADNANTQAESADGSTGRIPGYMLFSTRAGYDFGPQLSDLNVAVGVKNIFNHQYYTRSFDDNNKGKYVGEPRTVYVQTSVAF
- a CDS encoding HPF/RaiA family ribosome-associated protein is translated as MQIQVNSDNHIQGDARLQEWVRTVVEGAVEHYQEDLTRVEVHLADENGQKSGPDDMRCQMEARPKGHQPISVTHKAETLELAIDGAAEKLSHALEHLFGRLRNKRAANTQAIPDGPNEALLEEEFLENEQVLNSKS